Genomic segment of Cytobacillus suaedae:
AAATATACAAATCGGGATAAAGAAGCAGCACAAGTTGTGCAAAAATATAATCATTTCATAACAGAATATGCACTAATCTCAAAAGAAATTTCAAATAGGCCAACACTATATTGGGAGTGGTGGCCAAAGCCTGTATTTACACCTGGAAAGCTTAACTGGTTAACTTATATTAGTGACCTTGCAGGGGCTAGTAATTTGTTTGACGATGTTGAACTTGCAAGCGTTCAAACAGATCGGGAAGATGTTGTAAACCGGAACCCAGATCATATTTGCCTAGCATGGGTTGGTGTTCGACAAGATAAAGTAAATCCAAGTCTTGTTGAAAAAAGACCTGGTTGGGTCAATCTAGAGGCAGTAAAAAGGAATAACATTCACATCCTAGAAGAGGCCCTTTACTGTCGGCCATCCCCTAGGTTATTATTAGGTTTAAAAAAGTTGGCATCCCTTGTTCACCCTGAACATTTTCCGACTAACGATGGTCTTGATCCACTACTATAAAAAGGAGATCTCTATTTGTATAGAGGTCTCCCTTTTCAACTAGTTAACTATGAACTTTTCTGATTAATGTATTGCTGACGAAATACCTGCATAGTCTCATCTTCATTAAGACTTGCTAATTCTTCTTCTGTT
This window contains:
- a CDS encoding cobalamin-binding protein translates to MRIISICPSNTELLHYLGLTDQLIAVDDFSDWPESVQTLPRLGPDLSINMDKVEQLKPDLVLASLSVPGMEKNVDELQKRGIPHIVLNPNSLEEIAHDLLTVGKYTNRDKEAAQVVQKYNHFITEYALISKEISNRPTLYWEWWPKPVFTPGKLNWLTYISDLAGASNLFDDVELASVQTDREDVVNRNPDHICLAWVGVRQDKVNPSLVEKRPGWVNLEAVKRNNIHILEEALYCRPSPRLLLGLKKLASLVHPEHFPTNDGLDPLL